Proteins encoded together in one Mobula birostris isolate sMobBir1 chromosome 9, sMobBir1.hap1, whole genome shotgun sequence window:
- the LOC140203096 gene encoding small ubiquitin-related modifier 3-like has product MAEDKAKGENVKSEGNDHRNDHVNLKVAGQDGSVVQFKIKKQTPLSKLMKAYCERQGLQIRQIRFRFDGQPINETDTPAMLEMEDEDTIDVFQQQTGGLC; this is encoded by the exons ATGGCGGAGGATAAAGCCAAGGGG GAAAACGTGAAAAGCGAAGGAAATGACCACAGGAATGATCATGTTAACCTGAAGGTGGCTGGTCAAGATGGGTCAGTTGTACAGTTCAAGATAAAGAAGCAGACACCATTGAGTAAACTGATGAAAGCATACTGTGAGCGACAG GGCTTGCAGATCAGACAGATCAGGTTTCGCTTTGATGGGCAGCCGATAAATGAAACTGATACACCAGCTATG TTGGAAATGGAAGACGAAGACACCATTGATGTATTCCAGCAGCAGACGGGTGGACTCTGCTAA